A DNA window from Paenibacillus sp. HWE-109 contains the following coding sequences:
- a CDS encoding MOSC domain-containing protein: protein MEIVSLNVGLPQVIQVQGKELTTGIFKSPVSSSLFVSKVQAEGDGQADLSVHGGPDKALCVYPEEHYAFWEQELGKKLEAGTFGENLTVRGLLETEVCIGDTFAIGEVVVQITQPRQPCHKLAKRLDLGTAPLQMQETGYTGYYFRVLVEGRLDKDSEVKLISKDKEGITIAYANQIKYKEKTNAEAIGRIAELPALSASWKQSFLKRLVELQA, encoded by the coding sequence GAAATTGTATCGTTAAATGTTGGTTTACCCCAAGTCATACAGGTGCAAGGAAAAGAGCTGACCACGGGTATTTTCAAATCCCCGGTCAGCTCATCTTTGTTTGTATCCAAAGTGCAAGCAGAGGGAGATGGGCAGGCTGATTTGTCTGTGCATGGCGGGCCTGATAAAGCGCTATGCGTATATCCTGAAGAACATTATGCGTTCTGGGAGCAGGAGCTTGGCAAGAAGCTGGAAGCGGGCACGTTCGGTGAAAACTTAACGGTACGAGGTTTGCTCGAAACGGAAGTCTGTATTGGCGACACGTTTGCGATCGGTGAAGTTGTCGTTCAGATTACGCAGCCTCGTCAACCTTGTCATAAACTGGCCAAACGGCTTGATCTGGGCACTGCACCTTTGCAGATGCAAGAGACGGGCTATACCGGCTACTATTTCAGAGTATTAGTAGAAGGCAGGCTGGACAAAGATTCGGAAGTAAAACTGATTAGTAAGGATAAAGAAGGAATTACCATTGCATATGCCAATCAAATCAAATATAAAGAAAAGACAAACGCAGAAGCGATTGGACGCATAGCGGAGCTGCCTGCTCTATCAGCAAGTTGGAAGCAATCTTTTCTCAAAAGGCTGGTGGAGCTCCAAGCATGA
- the mobA gene encoding molybdenum cofactor guanylyltransferase produces the protein MITGVILAGGLNRRMDGKLKALLPIQGQPLIIKQLNEMKKICKQIILVSNEPEKLLPWIEKTPDADVQCIKDVYVQKGPLSGIHAASLAATESLMWIVGCDMPFISAQAAQAMGELCQEANVDAVVPVIEGRTHPLHAVYTRLIGSEAELLLKQEKFRLMGLLDHIDWQPVEEAFFDSHHIAPHFAANINTPEEYENMLVNLSSL, from the coding sequence ATGATTACGGGCGTTATTCTCGCAGGAGGACTCAATCGCCGGATGGATGGGAAGCTCAAAGCTCTTTTGCCCATACAAGGTCAGCCCCTCATCATTAAGCAATTGAATGAAATGAAGAAAATTTGCAAGCAGATCATTCTTGTCTCCAATGAGCCTGAGAAGTTGCTACCGTGGATCGAGAAGACTCCCGATGCGGATGTGCAGTGTATTAAGGACGTGTATGTTCAAAAAGGCCCTCTAAGCGGTATTCATGCAGCTTCGCTTGCAGCGACGGAATCTCTTATGTGGATTGTTGGCTGTGATATGCCTTTTATTTCAGCGCAAGCGGCTCAAGCTATGGGGGAATTATGTCAGGAAGCGAACGTGGATGCCGTCGTTCCAGTTATTGAAGGACGTACTCATCCGCTTCACGCTGTATATACACGATTGATTGGATCAGAGGCGGAACTGTTGCTGAAGCAGGAAAAGTTTCGTTTGATGGGCTTGTTGGATCATATTGACTGGCAGCCTGTGGAAGAGGCATTTTTTGATTCGCATCATATAGCGCCTCATTTTGCTGCGAATATAAATACACCTGAAGAATACGAGAATATGTTAGTTAATCTATCATCGTTATGA
- the moaA gene encoding GTP 3',8-cyclase MoaA, protein MPKQLMDRFGRMHDYLRISVTDRCNLRCVYCMPEEGMEFEPDEKLMTFEEITDVVRVLAGLGVRKLRLTGGEPLVRKNLEQLIGMLSPIPGIEDIALTTNGIYFASRAEKLRAAGLTRVNISLDSLKADRFSLITRGGDIRRVLASIEEAYRVGITPIKLNVVLMKGINDDEIEDFLQMTIDRPIQVRFIEYMPIGHQDENWKSRYLSLTTVLDRCKEKGWHAAASDAVYGNGPAQNYRIEGALGSFGLIHPISDHFCETCNRLRITADGNVKPCLYWSDEFNVRKYIGNDEAVEELFFRALDIKPQNHEMAQALMNEEQSHTPTLRRMSQIGG, encoded by the coding sequence ATGCCTAAGCAGCTAATGGATCGATTCGGACGCATGCATGATTATTTGCGGATTTCTGTCACAGATCGCTGCAATCTTCGTTGTGTCTACTGTATGCCTGAAGAAGGTATGGAATTTGAACCTGATGAGAAGCTTATGACTTTTGAGGAGATTACCGATGTTGTCCGCGTGCTTGCAGGACTGGGTGTTCGCAAACTGAGATTGACGGGTGGCGAGCCGCTCGTGCGTAAAAACCTGGAGCAACTGATCGGCATGCTTTCTCCAATTCCCGGTATTGAAGATATAGCGTTGACTACGAATGGGATATACTTTGCCTCACGAGCTGAGAAGCTGCGTGCTGCAGGTTTAACCCGTGTAAATATTAGTTTGGATTCATTGAAAGCGGATCGGTTCTCCTTAATTACCAGAGGTGGCGATATTCGCCGCGTCCTTGCTAGTATTGAGGAGGCTTACCGTGTTGGAATTACGCCGATTAAGCTGAATGTTGTCTTGATGAAGGGCATTAATGATGATGAAATTGAAGATTTCTTACAAATGACAATAGATCGTCCCATTCAGGTTCGTTTCATTGAATATATGCCGATCGGTCATCAGGATGAGAATTGGAAAAGTCGTTATTTGTCCTTGACCACAGTTTTGGATCGCTGCAAGGAAAAAGGCTGGCATGCTGCAGCATCCGATGCTGTTTACGGGAATGGACCTGCTCAGAATTACCGCATTGAAGGCGCTCTTGGTTCATTTGGTCTCATTCATCCGATCAGTGATCATTTCTGTGAGACTTGCAATCGTCTGCGGATAACGGCAGATGGCAATGTGAAACCATGTTTGTATTGGTCTGATGAATTTAATGTTCGCAAATATATTGGCAATGACGAAGCGGTGGAAGAACTGTTCTTCCGAGCGCTCGATATTAAACCGCAGAATCATGAGATGGCGCAAGCGTTGATGAATGAGGAACAGTCGCATACTCCAACACTTCGCCGAATGTCGCAAATTGGTGGCTAA
- a CDS encoding molybdopterin molybdotransferase MoeA produces MNSDTKLKFGRKVISVDEARSLLYEHVILTNPESVPLSSSFGRRLALDIYADHAVPHFRRSGVDGYAVCSADIQQASPENPISLRVIERIPSGTIPKLTIHSGLASRIMTGAPVPGGADAVVMLEMTDSSQEEGGHHTSVCIKKNVPAGSNITPIAGEIGFGDLLLAQGTRIGPGEAAILATFGYSDVAVYQRPRVGIFSTGSELLNVGDQLQPGRIRNSNSYMLAAQVEAAGGSPVIMQALSDDAGEVEAALRDALADMDLVLTSGGVSVGDYDVLVDVFGRFDGKLLFNKVAMRPGTPTSAAVWNNRLLLALSGNPGASFVGFELFAKPLIKAMAGSREPYPEAISAFLDVDYDKGSAFPRYVRGITHVVNGCLRVKPSGIDKSSIMVSIKDADCLIYLPAGGKGFHREEPVIVYPIV; encoded by the coding sequence GTGAACAGCGATACGAAGCTAAAGTTCGGGCGAAAGGTTATTTCTGTAGATGAAGCTCGAAGCCTGCTGTATGAGCATGTGATTCTCACGAATCCGGAGTCTGTTCCACTGTCTTCATCTTTTGGGAGAAGGCTGGCTCTTGATATCTACGCAGATCATGCTGTTCCACATTTTCGTCGATCAGGTGTTGATGGCTACGCGGTGTGCTCAGCGGATATCCAACAAGCATCGCCAGAGAATCCTATCAGCTTGCGGGTCATAGAGCGAATCCCCAGTGGTACCATACCCAAGCTGACGATTCATTCTGGACTGGCCTCACGGATCATGACAGGGGCTCCTGTTCCAGGCGGAGCTGATGCTGTAGTCATGCTGGAGATGACGGATTCATCTCAAGAGGAAGGCGGGCATCATACATCTGTTTGTATCAAAAAGAACGTTCCAGCTGGCAGCAATATTACGCCAATCGCAGGTGAAATCGGCTTTGGAGACTTATTGCTAGCGCAAGGAACAAGAATAGGTCCAGGAGAAGCCGCGATATTGGCAACTTTCGGTTATTCCGATGTAGCTGTTTATCAAAGGCCGCGAGTGGGCATTTTCTCGACAGGATCAGAGTTATTGAATGTGGGGGATCAGCTGCAGCCGGGACGCATTCGCAACAGCAACAGTTATATGTTAGCCGCGCAAGTGGAAGCGGCAGGGGGAAGCCCCGTTATTATGCAAGCTCTCTCTGATGATGCAGGAGAGGTGGAAGCCGCACTGCGCGACGCCCTTGCCGATATGGATTTGGTATTAACTTCCGGTGGTGTTTCTGTAGGCGACTACGACGTGCTAGTAGATGTTTTTGGGCGATTCGATGGCAAATTGCTCTTCAATAAAGTCGCAATGCGGCCAGGTACGCCAACGAGCGCGGCTGTGTGGAACAATCGGCTGCTGCTTGCTTTATCGGGGAATCCAGGTGCATCTTTCGTTGGTTTTGAACTGTTCGCCAAACCGCTGATCAAAGCGATGGCAGGCTCAAGGGAACCTTATCCAGAGGCTATATCAGCCTTTCTAGACGTGGATTACGACAAAGGTTCTGCCTTTCCTCGATATGTAAGAGGGATTACGCATGTTGTGAACGGCTGCTTGCGGGTTAAGCCTTCCGGTATTGATAAATCGAGTATTATGGTATCGATTAAAGACGCGGATTGCTTGATCTATTTGCCGGCAGGCGGCAAAGGGTTCCATCGTGAAGAGCCCGTTATTGTTTATCCTATTGTGTGA
- a CDS encoding copper amine oxidase N-terminal domain-containing protein codes for MKPMIKTLATVALGLTLIFPTMASAHSITVKSGAADLRVTLESLLGEHAELAVIAMQKGIDGAADFNDVAAALIANGDDLSKAVGSVYGAEAGKAFSGLWNTHIGFFVDYVTATAKKDEAGRAAALDKLAKYGPDFGAFLESANPNLKAADVAEGLKAHVSQLITAFDDYINKDYTGAYKSEREAYAHMVHFGQILADAIVKQYPDKFTNEGASAASVNLRSGLDRLLSEHGGLAVLAMQKGINGAPDFDAAAGALLANSDDLSAAITSIYGDDAGKAFKGLWNTHIGFFVDYVKATAAKDETKRKETLDKLNQYGTDFGAFLEGANPNNFKTADIAAALKPHVAQLISAFDNYVNKDYVKTYASTREAYAHMAHTGDYLAGGIVAQFQDKFHDPKAPAAMDMKIWMKIGSSDFTINDKTTKMDTAPFMWESNTYVPLRFLAEGIGAVVTWDQSSQTAWVKAGNDTLTFWVGKDYMEVNGVKKEIGAGVVLKDGRTQVPLRFITELLGWNVQWSEADGSITLTKAMAMSTHTH; via the coding sequence ATGAAACCTATGATCAAAACATTAGCAACAGTTGCACTTGGCCTTACCCTTATCTTCCCAACAATGGCGAGCGCTCATTCGATTACTGTGAAAAGCGGCGCTGCCGATTTGCGTGTCACTCTGGAAAGCCTGCTCGGTGAGCATGCTGAACTAGCCGTCATCGCGATGCAAAAAGGTATCGACGGCGCTGCTGACTTCAATGATGTGGCGGCCGCACTAATCGCTAATGGCGACGATTTATCCAAAGCCGTTGGTTCCGTTTACGGAGCCGAGGCCGGTAAAGCATTCAGCGGACTGTGGAACACGCACATCGGATTTTTCGTAGATTATGTTACCGCTACTGCCAAGAAGGATGAAGCAGGTCGTGCCGCAGCCTTAGATAAGTTAGCCAAATATGGCCCTGATTTCGGTGCGTTCCTCGAAAGCGCTAATCCAAACCTCAAAGCAGCTGACGTCGCTGAAGGCTTGAAAGCTCATGTCAGTCAGTTAATCACCGCCTTTGATGACTATATTAACAAGGACTACACCGGTGCTTACAAAAGCGAGCGCGAAGCTTATGCCCATATGGTGCATTTCGGACAAATTCTAGCAGACGCAATTGTGAAACAATACCCGGACAAATTCACGAATGAAGGTGCTTCCGCTGCATCCGTCAATCTCCGCTCAGGTTTGGACCGCTTGCTAAGCGAGCATGGGGGTTTAGCCGTTCTAGCTATGCAGAAGGGAATTAATGGAGCACCTGATTTTGATGCGGCAGCTGGCGCACTTCTTGCCAACAGCGATGATTTAAGTGCGGCCATCACGTCTATCTACGGAGATGACGCAGGCAAAGCATTCAAAGGTTTGTGGAACACACACATTGGCTTTTTCGTGGATTATGTGAAAGCAACAGCAGCCAAAGATGAAACCAAACGCAAAGAAACCTTGGATAAACTAAACCAATACGGAACTGATTTCGGTGCCTTCCTAGAGGGAGCCAATCCGAATAACTTCAAAACAGCCGATATCGCCGCTGCCCTGAAGCCTCACGTCGCTCAATTAATTAGTGCGTTCGATAATTACGTCAATAAAGACTACGTCAAAACCTATGCAAGCACGCGTGAAGCCTACGCTCATATGGCCCATACTGGCGATTATTTAGCTGGAGGAATCGTCGCTCAATTCCAAGATAAATTCCATGACCCTAAGGCGCCTGCCGCAATGGATATGAAAATTTGGATGAAAATTGGCAGCAGCGATTTTACGATTAACGACAAAACAACAAAAATGGATACAGCGCCATTCATGTGGGAAAGCAACACCTATGTACCTCTGCGCTTCCTGGCTGAAGGCATCGGCGCTGTCGTAACTTGGGATCAATCCTCCCAAACAGCTTGGGTCAAAGCAGGAAACGACACCTTAACTTTCTGGGTTGGCAAAGACTATATGGAAGTCAATGGCGTGAAAAAGGAAATCGGCGCTGGTGTCGTCCTGAAAGACGGCCGTACACAAGTTCCGCTTCGCTTCATCACTGAATTATTGGGATGGAATGTCCAATGGAGTGAGGCAGATGGATCCATCACATTGACCAAGGCTATGGCAATGAGCACACATACGCATTAA